In Fibrobacter sp. UWB10, a single window of DNA contains:
- the hemC gene encoding hydroxymethylbilane synthase — translation MTECKLRVATRKSALALAQTTMAADAIVAVNPGLSYELVSMTTEGDRRLDKSLASFGGKGVFIKELEVALLEGRADIAVHSLKDMPAEVLPEFKLAAVLKREDPRDAFIARGGAAGIKFMDLPAGARVGTGSIRRVVQLKALRPDLEYVPIRGNIQTRLGKLAELDAVVLAAAGLKRMGLADQVTEYFSTEQMLPASGQGILAIETLSSCHPEQSEAKSKDLDAILARVNDAETYCIAVAEMAYLKALNAGCQFPVASFAEFSDACTLALRGIYWDESCKRLLRAQVTQPLDARAADSVSQARAAGIALAQKIREQL, via the coding sequence ATGACTGAATGTAAGCTGCGTGTTGCAACCCGCAAGAGTGCGCTTGCCTTGGCACAAACGACTATGGCGGCCGATGCCATTGTGGCGGTGAATCCGGGACTGAGCTATGAACTTGTCTCGATGACGACCGAAGGCGACCGCCGTCTTGATAAATCTTTGGCTAGCTTTGGGGGCAAGGGCGTTTTCATTAAGGAACTTGAAGTTGCCCTTTTAGAAGGCCGCGCCGACATTGCGGTTCACAGCCTGAAGGATATGCCGGCTGAAGTTTTGCCTGAATTTAAGCTTGCGGCGGTATTGAAGCGTGAAGACCCGCGCGATGCATTTATTGCCCGTGGGGGAGCCGCCGGAATTAAGTTTATGGATTTGCCCGCCGGGGCCCGCGTCGGCACTGGTAGCATTCGCCGTGTGGTGCAATTGAAGGCGCTTCGCCCGGATTTGGAATACGTGCCTATTCGCGGGAATATCCAGACTCGCCTCGGTAAACTTGCGGAACTTGACGCCGTTGTGCTCGCCGCCGCCGGCCTCAAGCGCATGGGGCTTGCCGACCAGGTGACTGAATACTTTAGCACAGAACAAATGCTCCCGGCTTCTGGCCAAGGCATCCTTGCGATAGAAACTTTGTCATCGTGTCATCCTGAGCAAAGCGAAGCGAAGTCGAAGGATCTGGATGCAATTCTTGCGCGAGTCAATGACGCCGAAACTTATTGCATTGCTGTCGCCGAAATGGCCTACCTCAAGGCCCTCAACGCCGGCTGTCAATTCCCGGTCGCAAGCTTCGCTGAATTTAGCGATGCGTGCACCCTCGCGCTTCGCGGCATTTACTGGGATGAATCCTGCAAACGCCTGCTCCGCGCTCAAGTTACGCAGCCCCTTGACGCCCGCGCCGCTGACTCTGTTTCACAGGCCCGCGCCGCTGGCATCGCCCTTGCACAAAAAATCCGCGAACAACTTTAA
- a CDS encoding glutamyl-tRNA reductase, whose protein sequence is MRKIYMAGMSHKVAEIAVREKFYIPMDVKTNALSNSPFDELLILATCNRTEVYVASDRDLTDAELVQYVCKLAGQSYDDFAKFFYFKSGDEVAHHVMNVCAGLDSVAMGEDQILHQIGRAYETAHQLHATGNTLNKLFQSAIHTTKRIKTETNLSKLSCNIPFLAMKQVQHTFDDLENRTVYIVGLGEMGSLMLKYVQENTTKIFASSKTFANAEKFADVLTPVKFEDRYQVLGKCDVVILCSACQEPIITKEEFTEACGFVKSTDSSTAKKGALDVVFEHHCSKVAEHPGVSNKTKRLIVDLGSPRNAESSIGDLPGVEYVCVDDLEKVVSENRRLRMIELEAAQKILKEGIDEFLQWMRMDEVSKQISVHAERMLKSANEESEKLLRSMPDLPEEDRHRVQMMYERFAKKMANDFLYKVKAENSPEDVQVFLKCLGANND, encoded by the coding sequence ATGCGCAAAATCTACATGGCAGGCATGAGCCACAAGGTGGCCGAAATCGCAGTCCGCGAAAAGTTCTACATCCCGATGGATGTCAAAACCAATGCGTTGAGCAATTCTCCCTTCGATGAACTTTTGATTCTTGCGACCTGTAACCGCACCGAGGTTTATGTAGCCTCTGACCGCGACTTGACCGACGCCGAACTTGTCCAGTATGTTTGCAAACTGGCGGGGCAGAGTTACGACGATTTTGCGAAATTCTTTTATTTTAAGTCGGGCGACGAGGTGGCGCACCACGTTATGAACGTGTGTGCGGGTCTTGATTCGGTGGCAATGGGTGAAGACCAAATCTTACACCAGATTGGCCGCGCCTACGAAACGGCGCACCAGTTGCATGCAACGGGGAATACCCTGAACAAGCTCTTTCAGAGCGCCATTCACACCACCAAGCGCATCAAGACAGAAACCAACTTGAGCAAACTCAGCTGCAATATTCCGTTCCTAGCCATGAAACAGGTGCAGCACACTTTCGATGACCTAGAAAATCGTACAGTGTACATTGTGGGCCTCGGCGAAATGGGCTCCTTGATGCTCAAGTATGTGCAAGAGAATACCACCAAGATTTTTGCGAGCAGCAAGACCTTTGCAAATGCTGAAAAATTTGCAGACGTGCTCACTCCGGTCAAGTTTGAAGACCGCTACCAAGTGCTTGGCAAATGCGATGTGGTGATTCTTTGCAGCGCTTGCCAAGAGCCAATCATTACGAAAGAAGAATTCACCGAGGCTTGCGGATTTGTTAAAAGTACAGATAGTTCTACCGCGAAAAAGGGTGCACTCGATGTCGTATTCGAACATCATTGCAGCAAGGTCGCAGAACATCCTGGTGTAAGCAATAAGACAAAGCGTTTGATTGTTGACTTGGGAAGCCCGCGTAATGCTGAATCTAGCATTGGGGATCTTCCGGGCGTTGAATACGTTTGCGTCGATGACCTTGAAAAGGTCGTGTCTGAAAATCGCCGCCTGCGCATGATCGAGCTTGAAGCCGCCCAGAAGATTCTGAAAGAAGGCATTGACGAATTCTTGCAGTGGATGCGCATGGACGAAGTCTCGAAACAGATTAGTGTGCATGCTGAAAGAATGCTGAAGTCGGCGAATGAAGAATCCGAAAAATTGCTGCGCTCCATGCCTGACTTGCCGGAAGAAGATCGCCACCGCGTGCAAATGATGTATGAACGTTTTGCCAAAAAGATGGCCAACGATTTCTTGTATAAGGTGAAGGCCGAAAATTCGCCTGAAGATGTGCAGGTGTTCCTCAAGTGCTTGGGGGCGAACAATGACTGA
- a CDS encoding CotH kinase family protein, with amino-acid sequence MRLMARKINLYKQLAAILCCICFTACFWTETESDPDILPMDDSMYPYAGVPRVVIETEDFAGVRDRETEIPSRMQIYGEKSPESEVYELTVRGRGNSSFKMPKYGMKLEFSDKVSLFGMPKNKDWALIANFGDKSHLRNYMMTRLSEWLGAKYTPKMQFVELYLNRNYMGLYLLAETIKVGKNRVDIEKSDTTFLAEKEDSKKYDPPYIQTKNDYYYHIKSPKNPSPETEQLLLDHLNDFEDLVQYHRYEHKSIEILDWLDVEDYVLFYWMQEYSKNEDGNYGRSIYLTWKKGETIHYGPVWDFDLAFGNASREQNKNPEDWYIRRYRLNYYIMRNAVVDSAASVYWREHRETFKMLIDSIPIYRAIIEKAVKNEYRRWPVIGNTENWALKDPYDSYDEAVKVMTEWMKKRYQWIDNEIGQ; translated from the coding sequence ATGCGTTTAATGGCCCGCAAAATAAACTTGTACAAACAGCTTGCCGCAATCCTTTGCTGCATTTGTTTTACTGCATGTTTTTGGACCGAAACCGAAAGTGACCCTGATATTCTCCCTATGGATGATTCGATGTACCCGTATGCCGGAGTGCCGCGAGTCGTGATTGAAACCGAAGATTTTGCGGGCGTTCGTGACCGAGAAACCGAAATTCCTTCGCGTATGCAAATTTACGGCGAAAAATCGCCCGAAAGCGAAGTCTACGAACTCACCGTGCGTGGGCGTGGCAATTCCAGCTTTAAAATGCCCAAGTATGGCATGAAATTGGAATTCTCGGACAAAGTGTCGCTTTTTGGAATGCCTAAGAATAAAGATTGGGCTCTTATTGCAAATTTTGGCGATAAGTCTCATTTGCGAAATTACATGATGACGCGCCTTTCGGAATGGCTTGGTGCCAAGTATACGCCCAAAATGCAGTTTGTGGAACTCTACCTGAACCGCAATTATATGGGGTTGTATTTGTTGGCAGAAACCATTAAGGTGGGCAAAAATCGCGTAGACATCGAAAAAAGCGACACGACATTCCTTGCTGAAAAAGAAGACTCCAAGAAATACGACCCGCCGTACATTCAGACTAAAAACGACTACTATTATCACATCAAGTCACCCAAAAATCCGTCGCCCGAAACGGAACAGCTTTTGCTAGACCATTTGAATGATTTTGAAGATTTGGTTCAGTACCACCGATACGAGCACAAAAGTATTGAAATTCTGGATTGGCTTGATGTTGAAGATTACGTGTTGTTTTATTGGATGCAAGAATATTCCAAGAATGAAGATGGTAACTACGGCCGCAGCATTTATTTGACTTGGAAAAAAGGCGAGACAATCCATTATGGGCCTGTATGGGATTTTGATTTGGCTTTTGGAAATGCATCGCGTGAACAGAACAAAAATCCGGAAGATTGGTATATTCGCAGGTATCGACTGAATTACTACATCATGCGTAATGCGGTCGTTGATTCAGCTGCCTCGGTTTATTGGAGAGAACATCGCGAAACGTTCAAGATGCTTATTGATAGCATTCCGATTTATCGCGCGATTATTGAAAAAGCGGTCAAGAACGAATACCGTCGCTGGCCAGTTATCGGAAATACAGAAAACTGGGCGCTCAAGGATCCGTACGATTCGTATGATGAAGCGGTGAAGGTCATGACCGAGTGGATGAAAAAACGTTACCAGTGGATTGATAACGAAATAGGCCAATGA
- a CDS encoding Lrp/AsnC family transcriptional regulator, with amino-acid sequence MTELEQLLLSVIQDAFPLEERPYQVLAEQLGSDEQSVFAAVENLRQSGIIRRIGGVYDSKALGFISRLCAGKVPSTVSGAADDSALEKFAAVVNVIPAITHNYVRSHEYNVWFTVIAQSEAEIQKIVDEVCANTELHDVHILNATEKFKINTVMKGAGAPVDSKPLAVGRKNAVESCTELSSSDHVRIRIACNDIPHTLTPFKDWDVSCDELREDLALRRMRRFGAILRHQEAGFAFNAMVCFAETVDRNSVNPAGAILASKPFISHCYERPAFEGFPYTLYAMMHAQSAEELDRNIKEAAESIGNPDYVVLHSVRELKKTSFKFFA; translated from the coding sequence ATGACTGAACTTGAACAGCTTCTTCTCTCTGTCATCCAGGACGCTTTTCCGCTGGAAGAACGCCCGTATCAGGTGCTGGCGGAGCAGCTTGGTTCCGACGAACAGAGCGTTTTTGCTGCAGTCGAGAATTTGCGCCAGTCGGGCATAATCCGCCGTATTGGGGGAGTGTACGACTCCAAAGCGCTCGGGTTTATTTCTCGCCTTTGTGCGGGCAAGGTGCCGTCAACCGTTTCCGGCGCTGCCGACGATTCTGCTCTAGAAAAATTTGCTGCCGTTGTTAATGTGATTCCTGCCATTACCCACAATTACGTGCGCAGCCACGAATACAACGTGTGGTTTACGGTCATCGCCCAATCCGAAGCGGAGATTCAAAAGATTGTCGATGAAGTTTGTGCGAATACGGAATTGCACGATGTCCATATTCTAAATGCGACCGAGAAGTTCAAGATTAACACGGTGATGAAGGGCGCTGGAGCGCCAGTAGACAGTAAACCGTTGGCAGTAGGTAGGAAGAATGCTGTTGAATCGTGTACGGAACTTTCCTCTTCCGACCACGTCCGTATTCGTATTGCTTGCAACGACATTCCGCATACACTTACCCCGTTCAAGGATTGGGACGTTTCTTGTGACGAACTACGCGAGGACTTGGCGTTAAGACGTATGCGCCGCTTCGGGGCGATTCTTCGACATCAAGAGGCCGGTTTTGCTTTTAATGCCATGGTCTGCTTTGCGGAAACAGTAGACAGGAACTCGGTTAATCCTGCTGGTGCAATTCTTGCAAGCAAGCCATTCATTTCGCATTGCTACGAGCGCCCGGCTTTCGAAGGTTTCCCGTACACGCTTTATGCTATGATGCATGCCCAGTCAGCTGAAGAGCTTGACCGCAATATTAAAGAGGCTGCCGAATCAATCGGCAACCCTGATTATGTTGTTTTGCATTCTGTGCGTGAACTCAAGAAAACGAGCTTTAAATTTTTCGCTTAA
- the nirJ1 gene encoding putative heme d1 biosynthesis radical SAM protein NirJ1 — translation MISITKLLMDTPNYGDQLRYEPKAHECKNGVAPGRGPVVVWNCTKTCNLSCVHCYARSEAIKYQNELTHEEGLALIDQLADFKVPVILFSGGEPLLRPDFFELANYAASKGIRPTISTNGTCITPDVAQKLKDMGVGYVGISLDGCEATHDKFRGKEGAYRLALRGIRNCVATGQKVGLRFTITRYNVQDLNAIFDLLEAENIDRVCFYHLVYSGRGSAMVANDLNHEESRKAMDLIIDRTLDFKKRGIDKEILTVDNHADAVYLYRRMLREDPARAEKVLELIQRNGGNRSGMAFGNIDSIGNVHPDQFTQYITLGNVRERSFGEIWSDESNPIMAGLKNRKPILKGRCPKCAYLNLCNGNFRTRAEAVTGDFWEQDPACYLTDEEING, via the coding sequence ATGATCAGTATTACCAAGCTTTTGATGGACACGCCGAATTACGGCGACCAGCTGCGTTACGAACCCAAGGCCCATGAATGCAAGAACGGCGTTGCGCCGGGTCGTGGCCCTGTGGTGGTGTGGAACTGCACCAAGACTTGCAACCTGAGCTGCGTGCACTGCTACGCCCGCTCCGAGGCCATCAAGTACCAGAACGAACTGACCCACGAAGAAGGCTTGGCTTTGATTGACCAGTTGGCCGATTTCAAGGTCCCGGTTATTTTGTTCAGTGGTGGAGAACCGTTACTCCGCCCGGATTTTTTTGAACTCGCGAACTACGCTGCCAGCAAGGGAATTCGCCCGACGATCAGCACGAACGGCACCTGCATTACGCCCGATGTGGCCCAAAAACTCAAGGATATGGGCGTGGGCTACGTGGGTATTAGCTTGGATGGCTGCGAGGCTACGCACGATAAGTTCCGCGGCAAAGAAGGCGCTTACAGGCTTGCCTTGCGCGGGATCCGCAACTGTGTGGCGACTGGCCAGAAGGTGGGCCTGCGCTTTACGATTACGCGCTACAATGTGCAAGATCTGAACGCCATTTTCGACTTGCTTGAAGCTGAAAACATTGACCGCGTGTGCTTCTATCACCTGGTTTATAGCGGCCGTGGTTCGGCCATGGTTGCAAACGACTTGAATCATGAAGAAAGCCGCAAGGCGATGGACTTGATTATCGACCGCACGCTCGACTTCAAGAAGCGTGGAATCGACAAGGAAATTTTGACGGTGGACAACCACGCCGATGCAGTCTACCTGTACCGCCGCATGTTGCGCGAAGACCCTGCCCGTGCCGAAAAGGTTCTGGAACTTATCCAGCGCAATGGCGGTAACCGCAGCGGTATGGCATTCGGCAACATCGATAGCATTGGTAATGTGCACCCCGACCAGTTTACGCAATACATTACGCTGGGTAACGTGCGCGAACGTAGCTTTGGTGAAATCTGGAGCGATGAATCGAACCCGATTATGGCTGGCCTCAAGAACCGCAAGCCGATTCTGAAGGGCCGCTGCCCCAAGTGCGCTTACTTGAATCTTTGCAATGGCAACTTCCGTACTCGAGCCGAAGCGGTGACAGGCGATTTCTGGGAACAGGATCCGGCTTGCTACCTGACGGACGAGGAAATTAATGGATAA
- a CDS encoding penicillin-binding protein activator LpoB, whose translation MRKLFAILALGCSLCMVACSSGGKTVSRIDETSTTDLSGKWNDTDSRLVADEMILSCLKSAKIEKVIGEMGKTPTVVIGKVRNKSHEHISVETFIKDMERALLNSGAVDFVANSRERAELRTEVADQQGNATEETAKELNQETGADWMLTGTINTIVDQEGGQAVIFYQVDLELTDLQSHKKLWMGDKKIKKFISKDSVKL comes from the coding sequence ATGCGTAAACTATTTGCTATCCTCGCTCTCGGTTGCAGCCTCTGCATGGTTGCTTGCAGCAGTGGCGGTAAGACTGTGTCTCGTATCGATGAAACGTCCACGACCGACCTTTCTGGTAAGTGGAATGATACGGACTCCCGCTTGGTGGCCGACGAAATGATTCTGAGCTGCTTGAAGAGCGCAAAGATTGAAAAGGTTATCGGCGAAATGGGCAAGACCCCGACCGTCGTGATCGGTAAGGTTCGCAACAAGAGCCACGAACACATTAGCGTTGAAACCTTCATTAAGGACATGGAACGCGCTCTTCTGAATTCCGGTGCTGTTGACTTTGTTGCCAACTCCCGCGAACGCGCCGAACTTCGCACGGAAGTTGCTGACCAGCAGGGTAACGCTACCGAAGAAACCGCCAAGGAACTTAACCAGGAAACGGGTGCTGACTGGATGCTGACCGGTACCATCAACACCATCGTGGACCAGGAAGGCGGCCAGGCCGTTATCTTCTATCAGGTGGACCTCGAACTCACCGACCTCCAGAGCCACAAGAAGCTTTGGATGGGCGACAAGAAGATCAAGAAGTTCATCTCTAAGGATTCTGTGAAGCTTTAA
- the mnmG gene encoding tRNA uridine-5-carboxymethylaminomethyl(34) synthesis enzyme MnmG: MSLVAEFDVVVVGGGHAGIEATHAAWKLGVKTAMLTMDINAIGRMSCNPAVGGVAKGQIVRDIDALGGLMGLLTDKAGIQFRMLNMSKGPAVWGPRAQCDMKYYSEVAREVITNLPGLSVIQGELAAFERMTDGRLELTLLSGERYITRSLVITSGTFLASKMFTGLETSIGGRVGEPSADKLSECLAREGIALRRLKTGTPSRLDPDSIDFNECDVQRGDDAPWPMSDRHLAETVPGRDANYFWGDPANKFIRNDCVCWITRTNLKTHDILRSGFKDSPMFSGRIHGKGPRYCPSIEDKINRFGDRDGHQLFLEPEQADIGRVYINGFSSSLPADIQLAAIHTIPGLTRARVLQIGYAVEYDSVDATQLYPTFECKKVPGLYFAGQVCGTSGYEEAAGQGLLAGINAALKIKGEEPLILGRSDSYLGVMADDLVNILLDEPYRMFTSRAEYRLFLRSDNAETRLKERAHKIGMISDSDYSDWKRRQELMATARTRMTEESATPDQANPILEAGGQALSTERTRWINVLRRPGIDPEQLFRTALPDLNLTRRDQWFMYAEEIYAGFFDRQAREIDDQKKMESVRLPVDFDYMQVTAVSIESRQRLNAHKPLTLGQASRVPGVRPADITVLAHWLENRRF, encoded by the coding sequence ATGTCACTTGTTGCTGAATTTGACGTTGTAGTCGTCGGTGGCGGTCATGCCGGCATCGAAGCGACTCATGCCGCCTGGAAGTTGGGCGTAAAGACTGCCATGCTCACGATGGATATTAATGCCATCGGGCGTATGAGCTGTAACCCGGCCGTAGGCGGGGTAGCGAAGGGCCAGATTGTTCGAGACATCGATGCGCTCGGTGGCTTGATGGGGCTCTTGACCGACAAGGCGGGCATCCAGTTCCGCATGCTCAATATGAGCAAGGGGCCGGCCGTGTGGGGCCCGCGTGCCCAGTGCGACATGAAGTACTACAGCGAAGTGGCCCGCGAAGTCATTACGAACTTGCCTGGGCTTTCGGTCATTCAAGGCGAACTTGCCGCGTTTGAACGTATGACTGATGGTCGCTTGGAACTCACGCTTTTGAGCGGTGAACGCTATATTACCCGTTCGCTTGTGATTACGAGCGGTACGTTCCTTGCTTCCAAGATGTTTACCGGGCTTGAAACGAGCATCGGCGGGCGAGTGGGCGAGCCCAGCGCCGACAAACTGTCGGAATGTCTTGCCCGCGAAGGGATTGCACTCCGTCGCCTTAAGACGGGTACGCCGAGCCGCTTGGATCCTGATTCCATTGATTTTAACGAATGCGACGTGCAACGTGGTGACGATGCTCCGTGGCCTATGAGCGACCGCCATTTGGCAGAAACCGTTCCTGGCCGCGATGCAAATTATTTCTGGGGTGACCCGGCAAATAAATTTATCCGTAACGATTGCGTGTGCTGGATTACCCGCACGAACCTTAAAACGCACGACATTCTGCGTAGCGGCTTTAAGGATAGCCCCATGTTCAGCGGCCGCATTCACGGCAAGGGCCCGCGTTATTGCCCGAGTATCGAAGACAAGATTAACCGCTTTGGCGACCGCGACGGCCACCAGTTGTTCCTTGAACCGGAACAGGCGGATATCGGTCGTGTCTATATCAACGGCTTTAGCTCTAGCCTTCCGGCAGACATTCAGCTGGCCGCTATCCACACGATTCCGGGACTTACCCGTGCCCGCGTGTTGCAGATTGGTTATGCGGTGGAATACGATTCCGTAGACGCCACGCAGCTTTACCCGACGTTTGAATGCAAGAAGGTTCCCGGACTCTATTTCGCAGGTCAGGTCTGCGGCACGAGCGGTTACGAAGAAGCCGCCGGTCAGGGTCTTTTGGCTGGCATTAACGCCGCCCTTAAGATCAAGGGCGAAGAACCTTTGATTCTTGGCCGTTCGGATAGCTATCTAGGCGTGATGGCCGATGATCTGGTGAATATTCTGCTTGATGAACCTTACCGCATGTTCACGAGTCGCGCCGAATACAGATTGTTCCTCCGTAGTGATAACGCAGAAACTCGCCTCAAGGAACGTGCCCACAAGATTGGCATGATTTCGGACAGCGACTACTCCGATTGGAAGCGCCGTCAGGAATTGATGGCGACCGCCCGCACCCGCATGACCGAAGAATCGGCAACGCCCGACCAGGCAAATCCGATTCTCGAAGCCGGTGGTCAGGCTCTTTCGACCGAGCGCACCCGCTGGATTAACGTGCTGCGCCGTCCGGGAATCGACCCTGAGCAACTGTTCCGGACCGCGCTGCCCGACCTGAATCTTACTCGCCGCGACCAGTGGTTCATGTACGCCGAAGAAATCTACGCAGGATTCTTCGACCGGCAGGCCCGCGAAATCGACGACCAGAAGAAGATGGAATCCGTGCGCCTGCCCGTCGACTTTGACTACATGCAGGTGACCGCGGTCAGTATCGAAAGCCGCCAGCGCTTAAACGCCCACAAGCCCTTAACGCTCGGCCAGGCTAGCCGTGTTCCCGGCGTACGCCCCGCCGACATTACCGTGCTTGCTCATTGGCTCGAAAATAGGCGTTTTTAG
- a CDS encoding FKBP-type peptidyl-prolyl cis-trans isomerase N-terminal domain-containing protein: MDMKKIALGSAALAAFGLMACGEKPIAKAPAAITANTTDDEKFAYMLGAQFGGQNFTIIPRQMGEKIYEDALVQAIRDNVKANKDTNFKVQMDNDSLQAVGNRYTAIARKRVDETRPDSAMLAEGDNDKIKAYIDSVARSQPIAEAPASTGAEVVIKGDSPDNTKFSYLLGLQFANQLIAIGNQFQTEFDVDYFILGIKESVAKVADSTYALQLPQDSLAAVGQRYQQKMQDLRAAAIKKQQEEEAKLKEEIAPLRGDTLSNGMPQKVNFKVKATKISVDKAIAKDLENLEPFAGKPLFIMYFSATCGHCAHAAPEVLEMAKEFAPKGLITLAVASGGNQKVGIRKFMDNAKWDETINVVWDEARQFGELYSDGYVPKVYAVNPDGTYKMYAAFESQKDMMKKDLADLVAGKKVEWAPEAPKAEEKK; this comes from the coding sequence ATGGACATGAAGAAGATTGCTCTTGGTTCTGCAGCATTGGCTGCATTTGGTCTTATGGCATGTGGTGAAAAGCCTATTGCAAAAGCCCCTGCTGCCATTACCGCTAATACGACCGACGACGAAAAGTTTGCTTATATGCTCGGTGCTCAGTTCGGTGGCCAGAACTTTACGATTATTCCGCGCCAGATGGGTGAAAAGATTTATGAAGATGCCCTTGTTCAGGCTATTCGCGACAACGTGAAGGCTAATAAGGACACGAACTTCAAGGTGCAGATGGATAACGACAGCTTGCAGGCTGTTGGCAACCGCTACACGGCAATTGCTCGTAAGCGTGTCGATGAAACTCGCCCGGATAGCGCTATGTTGGCCGAAGGCGATAACGACAAGATTAAGGCTTACATTGATTCTGTGGCTCGCTCTCAGCCGATTGCCGAAGCTCCGGCTTCTACGGGTGCAGAAGTGGTTATTAAGGGCGATTCTCCGGATAACACCAAGTTCTCTTACTTGCTCGGTCTCCAGTTTGCCAACCAGCTCATTGCTATCGGCAACCAGTTCCAGACTGAATTTGATGTAGACTACTTCATTCTGGGTATCAAGGAATCTGTGGCCAAGGTGGCTGATTCCACGTACGCTCTCCAGCTTCCGCAGGATTCTTTGGCCGCTGTCGGTCAGCGCTACCAGCAGAAGATGCAGGATTTGCGTGCCGCAGCAATCAAGAAGCAGCAGGAAGAAGAAGCCAAGCTCAAAGAAGAAATTGCTCCGCTCCGTGGCGATACGCTCTCTAACGGTATGCCGCAAAAGGTGAACTTCAAGGTGAAGGCCACGAAGATTTCTGTGGATAAGGCCATTGCGAAGGATCTCGAAAACCTCGAACCGTTTGCAGGCAAGCCGCTGTTCATTATGTACTTCTCTGCTACTTGCGGTCACTGCGCCCATGCAGCACCCGAAGTGCTCGAAATGGCCAAGGAATTTGCTCCGAAGGGCTTGATTACGCTCGCCGTTGCTAGCGGTGGTAACCAGAAGGTGGGTATCCGTAAGTTCATGGATAACGCCAAGTGGGACGAAACCATTAACGTGGTTTGGGACGAAGCTCGCCAGTTCGGTGAACTCTACAGCGATGGCTATGTTCCCAAGGTTTACGCGGTGAATCCGGATGGCACATACAAGATGTATGCTGCATTCGAAAGCCAGAAAGATATGATGAAGAAGGACCTCGCTGATCTTGTCGCTGGCAAGAAGGTTGAATGGGCTCCTGAAGCTCCGAAGGCTGAAGAAAAGAAGTAA
- a CDS encoding TIGR02147 family protein, whose protein sequence is MKAITEYQDYRCYMQDFYNEKKRLSAFSWREFAHAAGFSSPTYLKLVCEGKTRLSPAGATNVGVAMNLAGFELEYFVRMVDYGHAKTDQEKKIAYESMLELAKNCKAKIVDGEAFQYFESWLHPVVRELAPAMHGATPGDIAKRCCQGVTAGEVRESLDFMVKTGLLKKNGSDYEQSDKHLKGSSEVMPVALRSMHREMADFAREAIDKFPPSERNFTGLTMGVSAEDYEQILKELEACRKRISQIALQSKAVERVYRLNLQLFPLTWGEDKNEEVH, encoded by the coding sequence ATGAAAGCGATTACAGAATATCAAGATTATCGCTGCTATATGCAGGATTTTTATAACGAGAAAAAGCGCTTGTCGGCTTTTTCTTGGCGTGAATTTGCGCATGCGGCAGGCTTTTCGTCGCCAACGTACCTGAAATTGGTATGCGAGGGGAAAACAAGGCTTTCGCCCGCGGGCGCTACCAATGTGGGTGTTGCAATGAATCTTGCTGGTTTTGAACTAGAATATTTTGTGCGCATGGTGGATTACGGCCACGCCAAAACGGACCAAGAAAAGAAAATTGCCTATGAATCCATGTTGGAGCTTGCGAAGAACTGCAAGGCAAAAATTGTGGATGGCGAGGCTTTCCAGTATTTTGAATCTTGGTTGCATCCGGTGGTGAGGGAACTTGCTCCGGCCATGCACGGAGCGACTCCGGGTGATATCGCCAAGCGATGCTGTCAGGGGGTTACTGCAGGAGAAGTCCGTGAGTCGCTTGATTTTATGGTAAAGACGGGCTTGCTGAAAAAGAATGGTTCGGACTATGAACAGTCGGATAAGCATTTGAAAGGCTCGTCAGAGGTGATGCCGGTGGCATTACGCTCTATGCACCGTGAAATGGCGGACTTTGCAAGAGAAGCGATAGACAAATTCCCGCCTTCGGAACGTAATTTTACGGGCCTTACCATGGGGGTGTCTGCCGAAGACTACGAACAGATTTTAAAAGAACTCGAGGCGTGCCGCAAAAGGATTTCGCAAATTGCCTTACAAAGTAAGGCTGTTGAACGGGTTTATCGTTTGAATTTACAATTATTCCCACTGACGTGGGGGGAGGATAAAAATGAAGAAGTTCACTAA